In Lentisphaera araneosa HTCC2155, the genomic stretch AAAAGCCTATAATCATAATAAAGATTGAATTAAAGAATTCAGGCTTATAATCAAAGATAAGTGCTGCTACACAAATTATGACCAAGACGACAACAGCTCTCGAGATTAATTTTAGAATCTTTAGCTTATTTAAAAAGTTATTTATTTGTCTCGAGCTATTACTCAATGCAATGAGCATAATGATGAGGCAGAGAGAAGAGAGTTGGAGAATTTTATTGTCTTCAACTTTTAGACTAAGACTTTTTGAGGGTTGATAGTTATCAAGATTTTGAATGAATTTTTCACCGTAGAGTGTTTCGCGGATCTGATTTAAATCTGTGATAGTTTTCAATGTTGTAATGCCTGTACTATTATCATATCGAACGTTTTTTAGTGTAGATTCAATGTCGCTTAAGGGGTAAGCATCCTCGAAAATTCGATTTGAATAACGAGGAGAGTTAGAATTAAATTCAATCGGTTCAACTTGTGAAAAGAAATAAAGAAAGGTGCATAAAAACGGAAGCGTATAACAGGCTGTTGTGTGTAAAAAATCTATTTTACGCCCATAAATTTTGTAGATTATTGAGTAATTATTATTACCTGAAGATGCTTGGCCCATAAAAATAATGTAAACCCAAAATAAATTACTAGAAAAGAAGTTCGACCCCATAATCCACCCGGCTAATAGAGAGAATAAAAGCGTTAATCCCTTGTAAGATTTTAGGGTAGATTCTATCCAAAATTTCATCTTTGGCGAGATCATTTTAGGGAGTTTAAAGTTAACTAGAAAAGCAATGAGGAAACGTGGCCAAGTGAATGCAAACTTGGATTGGTAGAATTTTTTTCCTGTAATGTAAAGTGCTGTATAGGTCAACAGACTGAAAAGGTAGCCTACAGGATTATGGGCTCCATAAATTGCAAATCCAGCAGCGAAAAGAAAGAGGACTAGTACGAAAGATGATAGGGCTCCTTCTCGCATATTGGTAAAGGCACTCATATAGAAAAAACCAGCGAGTACGAGAAATATACTAAGACTAACTTGGGGATAAACGGGGAAGAAGGGAAGGCCACAAAACAGCCAAAAAGCGAGTTTTTTTAAATTATATATTAAAACCTGGTTATATATTTCAATACTTGGGAGAGGAATTTTATTAATCAATAGAATGAATTCTTGCTCTTCTTCTGATAGAATCGTTTTAAATAAATAGGCACCATTAATGATCAATAACACAGAAAGAGTAGACGAAAAGTCTTTTAGAAAAGGAGCGGCAAAGGCATTGATTAGAAATAGAGCACCTGCGATTTTATAGTTATATGTACGGTTGTGCTGAAATAAAAACTGGGAAAGCTTTTGGTTCATACATCGCCTCCGCTACAGGCAATGAAGAGCTCTTCTAAACTGGGGCTTCGCAAGTACTTAATATTCAAGCTATGTTCTGTCGCAAATTGTTCAGCATCGTGTTGAGAGCCTTTAAAAATAAATTCAAAATTTCCGCTTTTGGAAGAAGAGGACATGATTAGAGAGGATTCAAGTTCTGTGTAATCACATGAAATGAAAGTATGAGAGTTTAATAGATCAAAAATAGTGCCGAAAAGAGCCACATTATGATCTGTTAAAACGATCAAACTGTCGGCTAGTTTCTCAACATCATCTAGTATATGGCTTGCAAAGATTATACAAGATTCATTTTCCATAGCTAAATCATTTAGGCACTCATACATTTTTTTTCTGACGATTACATCTAAACCAGATGCGGGTTCATCTAAAATGAGAACTTTAGGTTTATGGCAAACAGCTAATACGAGTCCAGCCATTTGGCGTTGACCTTTAGACATGGCACCAATACCGATACGTTTGTCTAAACGAAACTCAGAGATGAGCTTTTTCTCTAAATTTTTATCCCATTTAGAGTGCAATTGAGAATAAAGTTTGAGTAAATCACCAAAGCTCATCAGAACGGGCCATCTATCATCGTCCGATAAATATCCAGTATTCTTTTTCAACCAAACTTCATCTTTAACGGGGTCTTTACCTAAAATTGAAACAATACCACTATCGGGTAAAGATGTACCTGTAATCGTTTTGATTAGTGTCGTTTTACCTACGCCATTTCGGCCAAGTAAACCGTATACTCCTGGTTGAGTAATGCTTAAATTTAGATTTTTTAAAACTGGATAATCATAAGTTTTATTAATTCCCATGAGTTGAATAAAAGACATTAATTTTCCTCCTCAATGTTTCTTAAAATTTCAGTCAGATCATTAACGTTCAATCCAACTTGTTTCGCTAGCTCAACTAGGTCACTACATTTTTGGTGAATTACTTCTTGGCGTCTTGATTGATTAGACGAAATGAACGCTCCTTTCCCTTGCTCAATATATACTAATCCTCTCTTTTCTAATTCAGAGTAAGCCTGTTTTACAGTGAGGTAATTGACACACAAATCTTTTGAGACTTGCCTCAGTGAAGGCAGCTTATCCCCAAATTTGTATTGCCCAAGTATAATATGCTGCTCAAGTTGCTCAGTAATTTGAGCATACAAAGGAGTATTTGAGCCAGTGTTTATAGATAAGTTCATATACTGTTATATAACACTATAACAGTAAGTCAAATATTTAGTTGTACTATTTTTTCTCAATGATTAAAAATAAATGAGATTTATTTAAAGTGTATCAAGTAAAATTTGAGCTCTTTCGGCAGTTTTGGTATTGGGGCAGAGCTCTAAAATCTTTTTTAAGCCAGCCGCAATTTTTTCTTTGGAAGAGCCTTTACGTTTCATGGCAGCTTTAATTTTTTCTAGGTAAGCATCCGCTTTAAATTCTTTAAGGATGGCGGGGTTTTGTTTATACTTTTCTACAATTTTGAGTTCTTCACTGGCCATTTCTTTTCCGTAAGTCGAAATGAGTTTTTGAATGTGTTTATAGGCTTGGACGTAATATTTTTCTTGATCAAAGGAGGAGATTGCATCTTGGATTTCAGTGTAGGGAGCTTGGATTTTCTCAAACTCTTCACTTGCTAGTTCATGACCACCTGCAGCGGCAACTTGAAGATTTTTAAAGGCTTCGGAGAACTGTTTTTTCTTAATAGCGCTCATGCCTTTGGTGTATAGAGTCTCTAACTTCGCGACTCGGGGCGTGTCAATATAAGCGAGCGCTTTATCTAAAACCTCAGTCGGCAAAGTGCGGTGCTTATGATTTTTTTGGACGTGAATTTTAGTATTGAGAATTTTTGCATCAGTGTATTTTTTATGAACTCTTTGTGTATCTTCTAAATTAAAATCTCCATCACCAGTTAAAAAGTAAAAATAATTTTCTTGCATTTTACTTATCTGACTTTTTTCGTTGTTATGCATGAAATTGCAACCACACTGATAAATAGCGCCTTTATAAATTTCCGGGAAAAGAGCTGCAGCTATACTCGAAACACGACCACCGCCAGACATGCCACTAACAAAAATACGGTCAGCATCGATATTATAAATTTCTTTGAGTTTATCAATGCCCCACAGAGCCATGGATATACGAGCATAGGTGTAGGTATCATTTCCAGAATTTTTTGCTGTAATTAAAATTAAATTATATTTACTGAGCAAATTAATAAAGGCTTTTCCAGATCCAGGAGTGATATAAGTTATGATGCCAGTGGGGATGTTTGGATCGTATGATTCGGGAACGACTATATCCCATGTAACTTCATGAAAGGTCTTATCTTTAATTGTCATTATAGGGATGCGTTCACCATCAGGGATCTTATCTTCGCTTCCCG encodes the following:
- a CDS encoding prolyl oligopeptidase family serine peptidase gives rise to the protein MKFIYTTLTLLLTLASYGEQHRKGKYSITDKAIPRPYYEGVHQRWPGSEDKIPDGERIPIMTIKDKTFHEVTWDIVVPESYDPNIPTGIITYITPGSGKAFINLLSKYNLILITAKNSGNDTYTYARISMALWGIDKLKEIYNIDADRIFVSGMSGGGRVSSIAAALFPEIYKGAIYQCGCNFMHNNEKSQISKMQENYFYFLTGDGDFNLEDTQRVHKKYTDAKILNTKIHVQKNHKHRTLPTEVLDKALAYIDTPRVAKLETLYTKGMSAIKKKQFSEAFKNLQVAAAGGHELASEEFEKIQAPYTEIQDAISSFDQEKYYVQAYKHIQKLISTYGKEMASEELKIVEKYKQNPAILKEFKADAYLEKIKAAMKRKGSSKEKIAAGLKKILELCPNTKTAERAQILLDTL
- a CDS encoding ABC transporter ATP-binding protein codes for the protein MSFIQLMGINKTYDYPVLKNLNLSITQPGVYGLLGRNGVGKTTLIKTITGTSLPDSGIVSILGKDPVKDEVWLKKNTGYLSDDDRWPVLMSFGDLLKLYSQLHSKWDKNLEKKLISEFRLDKRIGIGAMSKGQRQMAGLVLAVCHKPKVLILDEPASGLDVIVRKKMYECLNDLAMENESCIIFASHILDDVEKLADSLIVLTDHNVALFGTIFDLLNSHTFISCDYTELESSLIMSSSSKSGNFEFIFKGSQHDAEQFATEHSLNIKYLRSPSLEELFIACSGGDV
- a CDS encoding GntR family transcriptional regulator, whose translation is MNLSINTGSNTPLYAQITEQLEQHIILGQYKFGDKLPSLRQVSKDLCVNYLTVKQAYSELEKRGLVYIEQGKGAFISSNQSRRQEVIHQKCSDLVELAKQVGLNVNDLTEILRNIEEEN